In the Wyeomyia smithii strain HCP4-BCI-WySm-NY-G18 chromosome 2, ASM2978416v1, whole genome shotgun sequence genome, one interval contains:
- the LOC129721914 gene encoding iodotyrosine deiodinase isoform X1, whose amino-acid sequence MPPKRKAPTTDEDDDEYRKKRDRNNQAVKRSRVKSKQRTEETQQTVNDLRVKNKVLEDKIKHQTKDLKFLKELFLAQAQAKSDKLVGVNLAELLKSSDEETDEADNKESSRKKCSSGSGRSAGSRRKAGTSKIDLYEFDPIPVLEEKEHIPFKGATVTLDADPRKAAARFYEIVNDRRSVRSFSTRPIDSTVVEKCIHAAGCSPSGAHTEPWTFCLVSDQNIKEQIREIIEAEEFVNYQQRMSKQWTTDLKPLRTNHVKQYLSDAPCLVLIFKQTYGFKADGSKKQHYYNEISTSIAVGILLCALQAAGLSSLVTTPLNCGPALRSLLGRPTNEKLLVLLPIGYAAEDCTVPDLKRKPIDRILVKY is encoded by the exons ATGCCTCCTAAGCGGAAAGCTCCCACAACGGATGAGGACGATGACGAGTACCGGAAGAAACGGGATCGGAATAATCAG GCAGTCAAACGAAGTCGGGTAAAATCCAAACAACGCACCGAGGAAACTCAACAAACGGTGAACGATCTGCGGGTGAAAAATAAAGTCTTAGAAGATAAAATCAAACATCAAACCAAGGACCTGAAATTTCTAAAAGAACTGTTTCTAGCGCAAGCACAAGCCAAATCGGATAAGCTCGTTGGTGTCAATCTTGCGGAACTACTGAAAAGCTCCGACGAGGAAACAGACGAAGCCGATAATAAAGAGAGCAGTAGGAAAAAATGCTCAAGTGGAAGTGGCAGATCAGCTGGCAGCAGAAGGAAAGCAGGAACGTCTA AAATTGATTTGTACGAGTTCGATCCTATCCCAGTGTTAGAAGAAAAAGAACATATTCCATTCAAGGGGGCTACCGTGACCCTGGACGCCGATCCTCGGAAAGCTGCCGCGCGTTTTTACGAAATTGTCAACGACAGACGAAGTGTCCGTTCGTTCAGCACGCGTCCAATCGATTCTACTGTCGTTGAGAAATGCATACATGCAGCAGGTTGCAGTCCTAGTGGTGCTCACACCGAACCGTGGACTTTTTGCCTAGTTTCTGATCAGAATATAAAGGAACAAATACGTGAAATTATCGAGGCAGAAGAATTCGTTAATTACCAGCAGCGAATGTCCAAACAGTGGACCACCGATTTGAAACCCTTACGAACGAATCACGTGAAACAGTACCTCAGTGACGCACCCTGCTTGGTTCTGATTTTCAAGCAAACGTATGGCTTCAAGGCGGATGGGAGTAAAAAACAACATTATTACaacgaaatttcaacatcgaTTGCAGTTGGAATTCTGCTTTGTGCACTGCAGGCCGCTGGGTTAAGTTCACTCGTAACCACTCCATTGAATTGTGGCCCTGCGTTGAGATCCTTACTCGGTCGACCgacaaatgaaaaattattgGTGCTGCTTCCCATAGGATATGCGGCCGAAGATTGTACCGTACCTGATCTTAAGCGCAAACCAATTGATCGTATATTGGTAAAATACTAA
- the LOC129721914 gene encoding iodotyrosine deiodinase isoform X2, with product MSFVDEIIRSFDTSLIVNCWKYIFPVLVVCYLIIFLYDKHLYGSKKTKVAPVVESKQKIDGIEYVGEIDLYEFDPIPVLEEKEHIPFKGATVTLDADPRKAAARFYEIVNDRRSVRSFSTRPIDSTVVEKCIHAAGCSPSGAHTEPWTFCLVSDQNIKEQIREIIEAEEFVNYQQRMSKQWTTDLKPLRTNHVKQYLSDAPCLVLIFKQTYGFKADGSKKQHYYNEISTSIAVGILLCALQAAGLSSLVTTPLNCGPALRSLLGRPTNEKLLVLLPIGYAAEDCTVPDLKRKPIDRILVKY from the exons ATGAGTTTCGTTGACGAAATAATTCGCAGTTTCGACACGTCGCTAATAGTAAACTGTTGGAAATATATTTTTCCGGTATTAGTGGTTtgctatttaattatttttctctaCGACAAACATCTTTATGGttcaaaaaaaacgaaagtaGCTCCCGTTGTTGAATCGAAGCAAAAAATAGATGGCATCGAATATGTTGGAG AAATTGATTTGTACGAGTTCGATCCTATCCCAGTGTTAGAAGAAAAAGAACATATTCCATTCAAGGGGGCTACCGTGACCCTGGACGCCGATCCTCGGAAAGCTGCCGCGCGTTTTTACGAAATTGTCAACGACAGACGAAGTGTCCGTTCGTTCAGCACGCGTCCAATCGATTCTACTGTCGTTGAGAAATGCATACATGCAGCAGGTTGCAGTCCTAGTGGTGCTCACACCGAACCGTGGACTTTTTGCCTAGTTTCTGATCAGAATATAAAGGAACAAATACGTGAAATTATCGAGGCAGAAGAATTCGTTAATTACCAGCAGCGAATGTCCAAACAGTGGACCACCGATTTGAAACCCTTACGAACGAATCACGTGAAACAGTACCTCAGTGACGCACCCTGCTTGGTTCTGATTTTCAAGCAAACGTATGGCTTCAAGGCGGATGGGAGTAAAAAACAACATTATTACaacgaaatttcaacatcgaTTGCAGTTGGAATTCTGCTTTGTGCACTGCAGGCCGCTGGGTTAAGTTCACTCGTAACCACTCCATTGAATTGTGGCCCTGCGTTGAGATCCTTACTCGGTCGACCgacaaatgaaaaattattgGTGCTGCTTCCCATAGGATATGCGGCCGAAGATTGTACCGTACCTGATCTTAAGCGCAAACCAATTGATCGTATATTGGTAAAATACTAA